A single genomic interval of Zunongwangia sp. HGR-M22 harbors:
- the argC gene encoding N-acetyl-gamma-glutamyl-phosphate reductase, with translation MIKAGIIGGAGYTAGELVRILTYHPEVELDFVYSTSRPGTPVSGVHQDLIGEIDLLFSGEINTEVDVVFLCLGHGNSVKFLAENTFSAQTKIVDLSTDFRMKGDHDFVYGLPEFKKEEIKKANFIANPGCFATAISLAILPLAKAKKVTDEWHVNAVTGATGAGVSLSATTHFTWRDNNFSAYKSFEHQHLNEIGQSLQSLQPYFDATVNFIPNRGNFSRGIHATAYTKFLGSLEEAKEIYNDQYQDAAFTFVTEENIHLKQVVNTNKALLKLEKFDDKLLITSVIDNLLKGASGQAVQNMNLLFGFPETSGLHLKASYF, from the coding sequence ATGATTAAAGCAGGAATTATTGGCGGTGCAGGATATACAGCAGGAGAATTGGTAAGAATTTTAACGTATCATCCAGAAGTTGAACTCGATTTTGTGTACAGTACTTCCAGGCCCGGAACTCCGGTTTCAGGAGTACACCAAGATCTAATTGGGGAAATTGATCTATTATTTTCAGGAGAAATTAATACGGAAGTTGATGTAGTTTTTCTATGTCTAGGACATGGAAATTCAGTGAAGTTTTTAGCTGAAAATACATTTTCTGCGCAAACAAAAATCGTTGATTTAAGTACCGATTTTAGAATGAAGGGTGATCACGATTTTGTTTATGGTTTACCTGAATTTAAAAAAGAAGAAATCAAAAAAGCTAATTTTATTGCGAATCCCGGCTGTTTTGCTACCGCAATAAGTCTGGCGATACTTCCGCTGGCAAAAGCAAAAAAAGTAACAGACGAATGGCATGTTAATGCAGTTACCGGAGCCACGGGAGCGGGAGTTTCACTTTCAGCAACCACACATTTTACCTGGAGAGATAATAATTTTTCGGCTTATAAATCTTTTGAACATCAGCATTTAAATGAAATAGGACAAAGTTTACAATCGCTGCAACCCTATTTTGACGCGACCGTAAATTTTATTCCGAATCGAGGAAATTTTTCACGCGGAATTCATGCAACAGCCTATACCAAGTTTTTAGGAAGTTTGGAAGAGGCTAAAGAGATTTATAACGACCAATATCAAGATGCAGCTTTTACGTTTGTAACAGAGGAAAATATTCATTTAAAGCAAGTGGTAAATACCAATAAAGCATTACTGAAATTAGAGAAATTCGACGATAAATTATTAATTACCAGTGTGATCGATAATTTATTAAAAGGAGCGTCAGGACAGGCAGTACAGAATATGAATTTACTATTTGGTTTTCCGGAAACTTCAGGATTGCATCTTAAAGCCAGTTACTTTTAG
- the proC gene encoding pyrroline-5-carboxylate reductase — protein sequence MKIAIIGAGNLGKSIAKGLIVNNAFTTLYLTKRDTGAIKSYEEYSKVTVTSDNQEAVKNSDILIFAVQPQQLERILEEIKDLLTEKHVLISTITGFKINRIEAIIGADQFIIRAMPNTAIAVGKSMTCMCSNEKGVKRIAIAEAIFNRLGTSIIINENKMQAATVICASGIAFWMRLIRATTQGAVQLGFDAKDAQELAMNTCLGAASLLVESGKHPEEEIDKVTTPKGCTIEGLNEMEHNGLSSSLIKGLQASFKKINNISEQ from the coding sequence ATGAAAATAGCGATTATCGGTGCAGGAAATTTAGGAAAGTCGATTGCTAAAGGACTTATCGTAAACAATGCATTTACCACACTTTATTTAACCAAGCGCGATACTGGAGCCATTAAATCTTACGAAGAATATTCGAAAGTTACGGTGACTTCAGATAACCAAGAAGCCGTTAAAAATTCAGACATCTTGATTTTTGCGGTTCAACCCCAGCAATTAGAGCGAATTCTCGAAGAAATTAAAGATCTATTAACCGAAAAACATGTATTAATTTCAACAATTACCGGTTTTAAAATTAATAGAATTGAAGCCATTATTGGCGCAGATCAGTTTATTATTCGAGCCATGCCAAATACAGCAATTGCAGTGGGCAAATCAATGACCTGCATGTGCAGTAATGAAAAAGGAGTAAAGCGAATCGCCATTGCCGAAGCTATTTTTAATCGTTTAGGTACAAGTATCATAATTAACGAAAATAAAATGCAAGCCGCTACTGTAATTTGTGCCAGCGGTATCGCTTTTTGGATGCGATTAATTCGTGCCACCACTCAGGGTGCCGTACAACTTGGTTTTGATGCTAAGGATGCTCAGGAATTAGCAATGAATACCTGTTTAGGTGCGGCAAGTTTGCTGGTAGAATCTGGGAAACATCCCGAAGAAGAAATTGATAAGGTAACCACACCAAAAGGTTGTACGATAGAAGGATTAAACGAGATGGAACACAATGGTTTAAGTTCTTCTCTAATTAAAGGTTTACAAGCCTCTTTCAAAAAAATAAATAACATTTCAGAACAATAA
- a CDS encoding aspartate aminotransferase family protein, with the protein MELFDVYPLFDITPVKGEGTYVFDNDGKKYLDLYGGHAVISIGHSHPAYVNAISNQVRKLGFYSNSIKNPLQVELAEKLGKLSGCQDYQLFLCNSGAEANENALKVASFATGKDRVIYFDNAFHGRTSGVVAVTDNENIKAPFNKGHKITKIAFNDAEALAAELQKGDVAAVIFEVIQGVGGLDEATTEFYQQIEKLAKENGAIIIADEVQAGYGRTGDFFAFQKHHIHPDIISIAKGMGNGFPIGGVLIDKNIAPKYGMLGTTFGGNHLACAAGLAVLNILEKENLMQNASAMFDYVQEKAKEIPQIKNIKGRGLMIGLEFDFEIANLRKDMLYVHQIFTGSAANKNLLRILPPLNIEKQHFDAFFKALKISLANQKAH; encoded by the coding sequence ATGGAGCTTTTTGATGTTTATCCATTATTTGATATCACTCCCGTAAAAGGCGAAGGCACTTATGTTTTCGATAACGACGGTAAAAAATATCTTGATCTTTACGGCGGGCATGCCGTGATTTCTATAGGACATTCGCATCCTGCTTATGTTAATGCAATTTCTAATCAAGTTCGTAAGCTTGGATTTTATTCGAATTCAATTAAAAATCCGTTACAGGTAGAACTGGCAGAAAAACTAGGCAAGTTATCAGGTTGCCAAGATTATCAATTATTTCTATGTAATTCAGGTGCCGAGGCGAACGAAAATGCTTTGAAAGTAGCTTCGTTTGCTACCGGAAAAGATCGCGTGATCTATTTTGATAATGCTTTCCACGGAAGAACATCTGGAGTGGTTGCGGTAACCGATAACGAGAATATTAAAGCACCATTTAATAAGGGTCATAAAATTACCAAAATCGCTTTTAATGACGCTGAAGCTTTAGCTGCGGAATTACAAAAAGGAGATGTTGCTGCTGTTATTTTTGAAGTGATTCAGGGTGTTGGTGGTTTGGATGAAGCAACGACTGAATTCTATCAGCAAATAGAAAAACTTGCCAAAGAAAACGGAGCAATAATTATTGCAGACGAAGTTCAGGCAGGTTATGGTAGAACTGGAGATTTTTTTGCCTTTCAGAAACATCATATTCATCCAGATATCATTTCGATTGCGAAAGGAATGGGAAACGGATTTCCGATAGGTGGCGTTTTAATCGATAAAAATATCGCTCCAAAATATGGAATGTTGGGAACTACTTTTGGTGGAAATCATTTAGCATGTGCAGCTGGATTGGCAGTGCTGAACATTCTAGAAAAGGAAAATCTGATGCAAAATGCTTCAGCGATGTTCGATTATGTTCAGGAGAAAGCAAAAGAAATTCCGCAGATAAAAAATATCAAAGGTCGCGGATTAATGATTGGTTTAGAATTCGATTTTGAAATAGCAAATCTTAGAAAGGATATGTTATATGTGCATCAGATTTTTACCGGCTCGGCTGCTAACAAAAACTTATTAAGAATATTACCGCCGCTAAATATCGAAAAACAACATTTTGATGCCTTTTTTAAAGCTTTGAAAATCAGTTTAGCTAACCAAAAAGCTCATTAA
- a CDS encoding N-acetylornithine carbamoyltransferase has product MRHYTSVHDIENLDELIQEAIQLKKENSAANLGKGKTLGLLFFNSSLRTRLSTEKAGRLLGMEVLTMNVGADGWALEFEDGAIMNSDKAEHIKEAAAVLSQYCDVIGVRAFPGLKDKEKDEEEQVINSFKKFASVPVVNLESSTGHPLQALTDAISITELKKKDKLKVVLSWAPHPKALPQSVPNSFAEMMQKMDVDFCVANPEGYDLSDRVLNGTKVYHNQDEALKDADFVYVKNWSSYEKYGEILSTDPNWTFSKEKLALTNDAKVMHCLPVRRNVIISDEVLDSENSAVIHQANNRTYAAQAVLKQILEGLS; this is encoded by the coding sequence ATGAGACATTATACAAGCGTTCACGATATCGAAAACCTTGATGAATTAATACAAGAAGCCATTCAGCTTAAAAAAGAGAACTCGGCTGCTAACTTAGGAAAAGGCAAAACCTTAGGTTTATTATTTTTCAATTCTAGTTTACGTACACGTTTAAGTACAGAAAAAGCGGGCCGACTTTTAGGAATGGAAGTGCTTACGATGAATGTGGGAGCCGATGGATGGGCATTGGAGTTTGAAGATGGAGCGATAATGAATTCAGATAAAGCGGAACATATTAAAGAAGCCGCTGCGGTATTGTCGCAATATTGTGATGTTATTGGAGTTCGTGCTTTTCCTGGGCTAAAAGACAAAGAAAAAGATGAAGAGGAACAGGTGATTAACTCGTTTAAAAAATTTGCCAGCGTTCCTGTCGTGAATTTAGAGAGTTCAACAGGGCATCCATTACAGGCGTTGACTGATGCGATTTCGATAACTGAATTAAAAAAGAAAGATAAGCTGAAAGTAGTGTTAAGCTGGGCGCCGCATCCTAAAGCGTTGCCACAATCGGTACCCAATTCTTTTGCTGAAATGATGCAGAAAATGGATGTAGATTTTTGCGTAGCAAATCCTGAAGGTTACGATCTTAGTGATCGTGTTTTAAACGGAACGAAAGTTTATCATAACCAAGACGAAGCTTTGAAAGATGCCGATTTTGTTTATGTGAAAAATTGGAGTAGTTACGAGAAATACGGAGAAATATTGTCTACAGATCCAAATTGGACGTTTTCGAAGGAAAAATTAGCATTAACTAACGATGCTAAAGTGATGCATTGTCTACCGGTTCGACGAAATGTGATAATTTCAGATGAAGTTTTAGATAGTGAAAATTCCGCTGTAATTCATCAGGCAAATAACAGAACTTACGCAGCACAAGCTGTTTTAAAGCAAATATTGGAAGGCTTAAGTTAA
- the argB gene encoding acetylglutamate kinase: MKPLKVVKIGGKLIEDKAKFDEFLKDFKNLEGHKILVHGGGNMATEVSEKLGYETKMVDGRRVTDADTVKVITMVYGGLINKNIVAKLQSMDTNAIGLCGADGKSILSVKRPVADIDYGFVGDIEKVNAEFIDSLLNDGVVPVFSAISCTKEGVLLNTNADSIASEIARAMSKSYETELYYCFEKKGVLANAEDDESIIKEIDFLEYKTLVEKKVITDGMLPKLQNCFEALENGVQKIHLGNHQSLKENTTHTKIIQ; the protein is encoded by the coding sequence ATGAAACCACTAAAAGTTGTAAAAATAGGAGGGAAGTTAATCGAAGATAAAGCTAAATTCGATGAATTTCTGAAAGATTTTAAAAATCTGGAAGGGCATAAAATTCTGGTGCATGGTGGTGGAAATATGGCGACTGAGGTTTCAGAAAAATTAGGTTACGAAACCAAAATGGTAGATGGCCGGCGGGTGACAGATGCAGATACGGTGAAAGTGATTACCATGGTTTATGGCGGACTGATTAACAAAAATATTGTAGCAAAATTGCAGTCGATGGATACCAATGCGATCGGACTTTGTGGTGCAGATGGGAAAAGTATTTTATCAGTAAAAAGACCGGTTGCAGATATCGATTATGGATTTGTAGGCGATATAGAAAAAGTAAATGCTGAATTTATCGATTCATTATTGAACGATGGAGTTGTTCCCGTTTTTTCGGCGATTTCTTGTACGAAAGAAGGAGTTTTACTGAATACGAATGCCGATTCTATTGCTTCTGAAATTGCTCGCGCCATGAGTAAGTCCTACGAAACCGAATTGTATTATTGTTTTGAGAAAAAAGGAGTTTTAGCCAATGCTGAAGATGATGAATCGATAATTAAAGAAATTGACTTTTTAGAATACAAAACCTTAGTTGAAAAAAAGGTAATAACTGATGGTATGTTACCCAAACTTCAGAATTGTTTTGAAGCCTTAGAAAATGGTGTTCAGAAAATTCATTTAGGAAATCATCAGTCTTTAAAAGAAAATACAACGCATACTAAAATCATTCAATAA
- a CDS encoding M20/M25/M40 family metallo-hydrolase codes for MEIKALQQEALQLLQDLIETQSFSGEEDQTAQLLEQWFVQHKIQYKRHLNNVWATNHAFDEAKPTLLLNSHHDTVKPNAAYTKDPFKAEITEGKLFGLGSNDAGGCLVSLLATFTYFYDRNGLNYNIIFAGTAEEETNGKNGIACMLPIMPKVDVAIVGEPTLMDLAVAEKGLVVFDAVVKGTPSHAAHPNIDNAIYKTAEVLKWFEAVKFPEVSKQLGEVKLTVTQIKAGSQHNVVPAKVDLVIDVRVNDCYSNQDISDFLQKNAPVDSIEPRSLRLNSSNIPLDHDLVKAGLDLGMKTYGSPTLSDQAMLKCSSLKLGPGDSRRSHSADEFIYVNEVEEGIEKYIVLLEKALK; via the coding sequence ATGGAAATAAAAGCACTTCAGCAAGAAGCACTTCAATTACTTCAAGATTTAATTGAAACGCAGTCATTTTCAGGAGAAGAAGATCAAACAGCACAGCTATTAGAACAATGGTTCGTTCAGCATAAAATTCAATATAAAAGACACTTAAATAATGTTTGGGCAACAAATCATGCTTTTGATGAAGCAAAACCTACTTTGCTCTTAAATTCGCATCACGACACGGTAAAACCAAACGCAGCCTATACTAAAGATCCATTTAAAGCAGAAATTACCGAGGGTAAATTATTCGGATTAGGAAGTAATGATGCCGGTGGTTGCTTGGTTTCTTTACTAGCGACTTTTACTTATTTTTATGATAGAAATGGTTTAAATTATAACATTATTTTTGCAGGAACGGCGGAAGAGGAAACCAATGGTAAAAACGGAATTGCCTGTATGCTACCAATAATGCCAAAAGTTGATGTGGCCATTGTAGGCGAACCAACATTGATGGATTTGGCGGTTGCTGAAAAAGGTTTGGTGGTTTTTGATGCTGTGGTAAAAGGAACGCCATCACATGCGGCGCATCCAAATATTGACAATGCGATCTATAAAACTGCGGAAGTATTGAAGTGGTTTGAAGCTGTTAAATTCCCAGAAGTTTCTAAGCAATTAGGCGAAGTGAAATTAACGGTAACCCAAATCAAAGCCGGTTCGCAGCATAATGTGGTGCCTGCAAAAGTGGATTTGGTGATAGATGTTCGGGTAAATGATTGTTATTCTAATCAAGATATTAGCGATTTTTTACAGAAAAATGCACCGGTAGATAGTATCGAACCACGCTCGTTACGATTAAATTCATCGAATATTCCGTTAGATCATGATTTGGTAAAAGCCGGTTTAGATTTAGGAATGAAAACCTACGGATCACCAACATTATCAGACCAGGCGATGCTGAAATGTTCTTCGTTGAAATTAGGCCCAGGTGATAGCAGGCGTTCCCATTCGGCAGACGAATTTATTTATGTGAACGAAGTAGAAGAGGGAATAGAAAAATATATAGTCTTATTGGAAAAGGCTTTGAAATAG
- the argH gene encoding argininosuccinate lyase: MKLWDKGISIDKKIEKFTVGNDRELDMYLAEYDIRASKAHAKMLGEIGILEKDEVPALLAELDKLQKQVENGEFVIEEEFEDVHSKIEYELTKVLGDTGKKIHTARSRNDQVLVAMQLYFKENLIEIHQKTEGLIDILLGLAEQYKDKLLPGYTHLQVAMPSSFGLWFSAYAEILIDDLYQLEAALKVADQNPLGSAAGYGSSFPIDREFTTKELGFKTLKYNSVAAQMSRGKCERTVTSAIAGLANTLARFAMDICLYMSQNFGFISFPDELTTGSSIMPHKKNPDVFELIRGKSNKLQAISTEMVLITNNLPSGYHRDYQLIKENSITSVEGIKEILDIFSYSISQIIVRDINLDDEKYKYLFTVDSINDLVIDGASFRDAYKEIGGQVQNGTYKPGEGRKHRHLGSKDNLALDKIAAKKKL; the protein is encoded by the coding sequence ATGAAACTTTGGGATAAAGGAATAAGCATCGATAAGAAAATTGAAAAGTTTACGGTTGGTAATGATCGTGAACTCGATATGTATCTTGCCGAATATGATATTAGAGCTTCTAAAGCACATGCTAAAATGTTAGGTGAAATTGGCATTTTGGAAAAAGATGAGGTTCCTGCTTTGTTAGCCGAATTGGATAAGCTTCAAAAACAAGTCGAAAATGGCGAATTTGTAATTGAAGAAGAATTTGAAGATGTGCATTCTAAAATAGAATATGAACTCACCAAAGTTCTGGGAGATACCGGTAAAAAAATTCATACGGCAAGATCACGAAACGATCAGGTCTTGGTGGCAATGCAATTATATTTCAAGGAAAATCTAATTGAAATTCATCAAAAAACAGAAGGATTAATTGATATCCTTTTAGGATTAGCTGAACAATATAAAGATAAATTACTGCCTGGATATACGCATTTACAGGTAGCGATGCCATCTTCTTTTGGCTTGTGGTTTTCAGCCTATGCTGAAATTTTAATCGATGATTTATATCAATTAGAAGCTGCCTTAAAAGTAGCCGATCAAAATCCTTTGGGTTCAGCGGCAGGTTACGGTTCTTCTTTCCCCATAGATCGTGAATTTACGACCAAAGAATTAGGCTTTAAAACCTTAAAATATAACTCGGTTGCTGCGCAAATGAGTCGGGGTAAATGTGAACGTACGGTAACTTCAGCAATTGCCGGCTTAGCCAATACACTGGCACGTTTTGCGATGGATATTTGTTTGTATATGAGTCAGAATTTCGGTTTTATCAGCTTTCCGGATGAGTTAACTACCGGAAGTTCCATTATGCCGCATAAAAAGAATCCAGATGTGTTTGAATTGATACGCGGAAAATCGAATAAACTCCAGGCAATTTCAACTGAAATGGTTTTAATTACTAATAATTTGCCGAGTGGTTATCATAGAGATTATCAGTTAATCAAAGAAAACAGTATAACTTCCGTAGAAGGAATAAAAGAGATCCTGGATATATTCTCCTATTCAATTTCGCAGATCATCGTTAGAGATATTAATCTTGATGACGAGAAATATAAATACCTGTTTACGGTAGATAGTATTAACGATTTGGTGATCGATGGTGCGAGTTTTAGAGATGCTTATAAAGAAATAGGAGGGCAGGTGCAAAATGGCACGTATAAACCGGGAGAAGGCAGAAAACACAGACATTTGGGAAGCAAGGATAATCTAGCTTTAGATAAAATTGCAGCCAAGAAAAAACTTTAA
- a CDS encoding GNAT family N-acetyltransferase encodes MIDFSLQLANEQILLRPMEPEDFDAISKLTQDPAMWYYFTSDLSNIAILKNWIDAAVEERKDQKRLAFTIIEKSSGKIIGSTSLGNYSERDKRIEIGWTWLGKEFQGIGYNFQAKHLLLEYCFKSLKLERVESKTDIMNEAAKNSLAKSGFTEEGILRSHTLMTNNRRRDTVYISVLREEYLNNYR; translated from the coding sequence TTGATCGATTTTAGCCTTCAGTTAGCCAACGAACAGATTCTTCTAAGACCTATGGAACCTGAAGATTTTGATGCAATTTCAAAACTGACTCAGGATCCGGCCATGTGGTATTATTTCACTTCAGATTTATCGAATATTGCGATTTTGAAGAATTGGATTGATGCTGCGGTGGAAGAGCGAAAAGATCAAAAGCGCTTAGCTTTTACCATCATTGAAAAATCTTCTGGAAAGATCATAGGATCAACCAGTTTAGGAAATTATTCTGAAAGAGATAAGCGTATCGAAATTGGTTGGACTTGGCTGGGAAAGGAATTCCAAGGTATAGGTTATAATTTTCAGGCTAAACATTTACTTTTAGAATACTGTTTTAAAAGTTTGAAATTAGAGCGAGTAGAATCCAAAACGGATATAATGAATGAGGCAGCTAAAAATTCGTTAGCAAAATCTGGTTTTACTGAAGAAGGAATTTTACGCAGTCACACATTAATGACCAATAATAGGCGGAGAGATACCGTCTATATTAGTGTCTTAAGAGAGGAATATTTGAATAATTACCGCTAA